CGGCGCGGCTACGATGCCCATATTGCCGGAAAGCGCGTTCTGGTGGTCGAGGATGTGATAACGACTGGTGGTTCAGTCCGCCTGGTGGTGGAAGCGGTAACCGCTGCCGGCGGAGTTGTCGTCGGCGTTGGTGCATTGTGCAATCGCGGCGGCATCAGCGCTGCCGATCTCGGTATTCCGCAACTAGTTGCGCTGACCGAATTGCCGCTGGAAAGCTATCCGGCGGAAACCTGCCCTCTCTGTGCTGCCGGTGTGCCTGTCAACACCCGGCTGGGCAAAGGCGCAGCGTATGTTCGTAACCTGACAACAAACCCATCATCACCAACGTCATAACAGCACTGGTGTGAACAACGGCAGGCGTTACGAACAGCCCACGTTGTGGGGAATAACAGATAGCGGTAAACCAGGCTGACACACAAACACGCGCAACGTATACAATAGTAGAAGCCCGTATACGCACACGCACAAGCAACAGGACGAACTATGGAGTCACTTGCTCACTTTGTTCGACTCAGTACAGCCGGCCTTCTGCTCGATGTCAATACCTTTCGCGCCCAACGCGACAATCCGTATGCATTGCGCGAAGGCTTTCTCGTCGTGATCGTCGTGGGGGTGATTGTTGGGATCGCCAGTCTGATCGGTAGTATCCTCAGCAGAATGGCCGCACCTGATCCGACAGCGGTGATCGAAGTCTTGCAACGTTACTCTGAACGCATCCCACTCTTCAGCGGTTTGCAAGAGGTCAATCCTGACTTCTCCTTTGATCCGATCTTCGATCTGTTGACAGGTGTGTTTAGTACTCTGCAATGGAGTAGTCTCATCGGTGCCATAGCCACCCCAGTTGTGTATGTTCTGGGCTGGCTGATTTATGGCACTGTAGCGCATCTGGCGGCCCGTTCGTTGGGTGGCGATGGTACGTTTGCCCAAACACTCGGCTGTACTGCCCTGGCCAGCGGTGCAAACCTGCTGGCTGCGGTACAGATTATCCCCTTCGCTACCGTGGCCGGCACAACCCTGCTTGGTCTGATTGGCTGCTACCTTGGTCTACGTGCTGCCCATAACCTGCCGGCATGGCGAGCTTTCTGGGCAACGCTGATTGGACCGATATTGCTGATCCTTATCCTGCTCGTGGTCAGTTGTGGGGCGCTCGCGATATTGATTGCCAGTGCTCAAGGGAGTTGATATGTCTGTGATCGACACCTTCAATGGCGCATTGATATTGAACCAGCGCGTCTTTGGTGAGATGCGCGATGCCCCTGATGGCGTGCGTCGTGGTTTTCTGATCATCTTGCTGGTTGGAATACTGGTCGGAGCGATTCAGAGTGCCAGCGCATTGATTAGTTCCGGCAATCCTGATCAGACAGTTGAGGCCTTTATTGTCAGTTATCGCGAAGCCATCGAACAGCAGCGGCAAACGGCCACCACCCCAGAACAACGCGAAGTGTTGCAGTTGTTTGAAGAGAGCGCAGATGAAATGGCCGCGATGGTACGCGAACTGGTCACTCTGCCCACGATCCTACCGCGACCGATAAGCCTCTTTTTGCAGGCACTCGGTCAGACAGTATCAAGACCGCTCGAATATCTGAGCGATATGTTGCTGGCTGTGATTCTGACACACATCGCTGCCCGTCAATTGGGCGGGCAGGGCGGTATTCGAGCAATGGTTGCTGTAGGCTCGCTCTCGGTAGCGCCTCACGCGCTCGATGCCCTGACGTTCATCCCGGTACTAAACCTCCCAATCAGTATCATCGCCTGGGGATGGGGGCTAATTGTCCTGATTACCGGAACGGCTGTCGTGCATCGGCTTGATACCGGCAAAGCGACCCTGGCCGTGCTGCTTTATCCCAGTCTGCTGATTATACTGGGTATCTTGCTGAGTTGCATCCTGCTCATTGGTCTTATCTCACTATCAGCAGGACTGGGGGCATAATCCGGTCTAAACACTGTCAATGGTGTGGCGCAGAGCTACTACGCCACACCACTGTGACATCATCAACCCATCGGCGGTGAGGAGGATAAGGCGAGGGAGAGGGTGAGATGTGCTTCAACAGCCAGCTCCCAACCCTTGACCTGAAGAGCAGGCACTTACCGCACGTCGAATCTAATTACCCTCACGAGT
This genomic window from Chloroflexus aurantiacus J-10-fl contains:
- a CDS encoding phosphoribosyltransferase family protein — protein: MTEANLLTILQELGAIVTNDHIVYTSGRHGSSYVNKDALYPHTAAASMVGAALAGHFATAGVETVAGPTIGGVIMAQWTAHHLSQICGREVLAVYAEEEQHDTGKRRVFRRGYDAHIAGKRVLVVEDVITTGGSVRLVVEAVTAAGGVVVGVGALCNRGGISAADLGIPQLVALTELPLESYPAETCPLCAAGVPVNTRLGKGAAYVRNLTTNPSSPTS
- a CDS encoding Yip1 family protein, which codes for MSVIDTFNGALILNQRVFGEMRDAPDGVRRGFLIILLVGILVGAIQSASALISSGNPDQTVEAFIVSYREAIEQQRQTATTPEQREVLQLFEESADEMAAMVRELVTLPTILPRPISLFLQALGQTVSRPLEYLSDMLLAVILTHIAARQLGGQGGIRAMVAVGSLSVAPHALDALTFIPVLNLPISIIAWGWGLIVLITGTAVVHRLDTGKATLAVLLYPSLLIILGILLSCILLIGLISLSAGLGA
- a CDS encoding Yip1 family protein — protein: MESLAHFVRLSTAGLLLDVNTFRAQRDNPYALREGFLVVIVVGVIVGIASLIGSILSRMAAPDPTAVIEVLQRYSERIPLFSGLQEVNPDFSFDPIFDLLTGVFSTLQWSSLIGAIATPVVYVLGWLIYGTVAHLAARSLGGDGTFAQTLGCTALASGANLLAAVQIIPFATVAGTTLLGLIGCYLGLRAAHNLPAWRAFWATLIGPILLILILLVVSCGALAILIASAQGS